The Bacillus sp. FJAT-27916 genomic interval ATCCTTGCTTTAAGAATTGCCCGGTAAGCTTCTTCATAATCTCCGGCTTTTCAGTAATGACAAGAGAGGCTTGCAGGCCGGCGATATTGAAGGTCTTGCTTGGTGCCATAAGGGTGATTGTGTTTGGATTGATGGTGGCGATTGGTGTGTGCTCATATCCGGATAAGCTTAAATCAGCATGGATTTCATCTGAGATGATGAGAACATCATAGTCTGCGCATAATTCAGCCATACGGGCAAGTTCCTTTTTGCTCCAAACCATTCCCCCAGGATTATGAGGGCTGCATAGGATAAAGAGCTTGACGCCCTCCTTCAGCTTATTCTCAAAGTCTTCAAAGTCAATCTCAAGGCGATTATCCTGAATGCGGAGTGGATTTTCCACAAGGGTCCGGCTGTTTTCGTTAATGCAGCTGTAGAATGGGGCATAGACTGGTGACTGTATCATGACTTTATCGCCTGGTTCCGTGAATGCAAGGATAGAAGCCGCGATGGAAGGCACAACTCCAGAGCTGAAGAAGATTTGCTCTTTTTGAATGGTCCAATGATGCTTATTTTTCAACCAGTTAATCACAGATTCATACAAAGAATCCTGTGGACGTGCATAGCCAAATATGGGATGATTTACACGTTCTATTAAGGCCTCCTGGACTTGATGAGGTACACCGAGGTCCATATCGGCTACCCACATTGGCAAGAGTCCTTCCCCATTGAACAAGGCATCTGCGTGATCCCATTTCAATGAACCGGTTCCTTTTCGTTCAATGAATTGTATATTTGAATTGACCATATTATTCCCTCCATCCATCTAATATCTGTCTATTTTAGCACACTGAAATAAAGACTTTAAGAAATGTTACCTGAAATTAGCAAGGTACAGATGAAGTATATTTCTTGAATTACATACCTAATTAGTGATAAGAATGATATAATATAAAAAGTTTAGACTAAATTTTCAGTCAATTTATAAATGGAGGTTAGGTCTATGCACCTTACTGATAAAGAAATCGAAATCATGCAGATTGTGGAGGAAAATGCCAGAATTTCTGTAGAAGATATTTCGAAGATGACGAGTCTCCCTGTTTCTGATGTGGAAACGACACTGAAGAAATTAGAGGATTCAAATATAATTGTTCGTTATGCAGCATTAGTGGATTGGTCAAAGGTGGAGGAGCATGAGGGCGTGACAGCCATGATTGATGTGAAGGTTACTCCGAAAAGAGGGGTAGGCTTTGACGAGACAGCCAAGCGGATCTACCGGTATGAGGAAGTAACCTCTGTCTACTTAATGTCAGGGGCTTATGATTTATCTGTCGTAATAGAAGGAAAATCAATGAATGAGGTTGCTCGCTTTGTTTCAGATAAGCTATCAACGCTTGACTCAGTCATTTCAACAACTACCCATTTCATTTTGAAGAAATACAAGCATGATGGAACGGTCTTTTCACCACAAGAAGAAGATAAAAGGATAGTGGTCTCACCATGATTAAAACCAATTATTTATCAGACACTGCACGCAACATGAAGCCTTCAGGAATTAGAAAGTTTTTTGACTTGGCGGCAGGCGTTGAAGGAGTAGTTTCCCTCGGTGTAGGGGAGCCTGACTTTGTTACTCCTTGGCGCTATCGTGAAGCGGCTATCAATTCCCTTGAAGAGGGCTATACATCCTACACGGCTAATGCAGGACTGATACAATTGCGGGAAGAAATCGCTGCTTATATGAGCAGACGCTTCCATGTCAATTATTCACCAGAAAGTCAGATAATTGTGACGGTGGGCGCGAGCCAGGCAATCGATATTGCTCTTAGAGCCATTTTGAACCCTGGCGAGGAAGTTATTGTGGTTGAGCCTTGCTTTGTCTCCTATGCACCGCTTGTGACAATGGCAGGCGGAAAAGCCGTTTCGGTTGGGACGACGAAGGAATCTGACTTTAGGCTGCTGCCTCAGCAGCTGGAGGAGGCCATCACGCCAAAGACGAAGGCAATCATGATTTGTTCGCCTAACAATCCGACTGGAAGCCAGCTTTCGAAGGATGATCTAGAGGCCTTGGCTAAGATTGTCATCAAGCATGATTTGGTTGTCCTCTCTGATGAGATTTATGCTGAGCTTGTTTATGATGAGGCTTATACAAGCTTTGCTTCAATTGAGGGAATGATGGACCGTACGATCCTTATCTCGGGATTCTCAAAAGGATTTGCGATGACAGGCTGGCGTCTTGGATTTGTCTGTGCGAATGAGGAAATTACCGCAGCGATGCTGAAGATTCATCAATATGCCATTATGTGTGCTCCGACTTCGGCTCAGCATGCAGCTCTTGAGGCGCTCCGCTATGGATTTGACTATGTGGAAGAAATGCGGAGAAGTTATTTGCACAGAAGGAATTATCTTGTGGAATCATTTAACGAGTTGGGGCTGATCTGCCATAAGCCAGGCGGTGCCTTCTATGCCTTCCCATCCATTGAAAGTACAGGAATGACCTCAGCAGAATTTGCCGAGAAGCTGCTGCTTGAGGAGAAGGTAGCTGTTGTTCCAGGAGATGTATTTGGAATTGGCGGCGAGGGTCATATCCGTTGTTCCTATGCAACGTCTATGGATCAGCTGCGTGAGGCTGTGACACGTATCGACCGCTTTATTCAGAAAAGGGCATAGCATAAATATAGGCCGGGCAGGTAGATATACTGCTCGGCCTTTTCTCATTTACTTGGTTTGTTCGTATTTAACATCAAAGAGCATTTGCATGACGTGCAGGAAATCCTTCTCTTCTATATCCTTCGTTTTTCGTAAAATCAGTTTTGCCTTTTTCTGTCCCATCTCTTGAATAAGAGATTGTAATTCATCATCAATGTCACAAGGCCCTGTTGGTGTTATTTGTTCAATCAATTCAGAAGCAGGGCATTCAAGTGCGGATGATAGATTTAAGATTACTTGCAGGTTGGGAATTAATTCATTTGCTTCAAACTTTTCTAGTTTCTGGGTGCCGATTCGAGAGCGCATAGCTAACTCCTCTTGGCTGAGACCCTTTTCCAGTCGATGTTTTCGTATGTTTTCACCAATTGACATCAAAATCCCTCCTAATGCTCTTTTCTTTTATTCTATCATTATTGAGCATGGAGGGAAGTTTGAAATGTTACAATATCCCGACGGAATAGAAGAGAACGGCTAAAATGGCAACGGGGCAAAGATAACGGATAGTGAAATACCAGGCGTTAAATAAACCAGCTGTTATCGCCGATCCTTTCTGGAGTTCTTCATACAGGGTTTTCCGGTTCATTGCATATCCGACAAAGAGAGAGATGAATAATGAACCGAGCGGAAGAGCAAGATTTGAAGTGATATAGTCAGCTAAGTCAAAAATCGTCTTTCCGAAAAGGGTGAAATCATTTAAGACCCCGAATGAGAGAGCACTTGGAATTCCGACAAGGAAGGTCACAAATCCAGCAATCCAGGTTGAACGCTTCCGTTTAGATGGATTCTCGCGCGAAATAACAGCTACCGTAATCTCTAAAATAGAGAATGCAGAGGTTAAGGTAGCGAATAAAAGCAGGACCATGAACACGAAAAAGAACAAACCTCCATAAGCCAGTTCATTAAAGACGGCTGGCAGGACAACAAAAACGAGCCCGGGACCGGAAGTCGGGTCAAAGCCAAGCGCGAATACAGCAGGAAAAATCACGAGCCCGGCCAAGATTGAAATCATGATATTCAGTCCTACGACAGATAAGGCAGACTTGCTCAAGTCCTCCGAGTCATTTAAGTAGGAAGCATAGGTGACCATGACTGAAATGCCGACGC includes:
- a CDS encoding Lrp/AsnC family transcriptional regulator → MHLTDKEIEIMQIVEENARISVEDISKMTSLPVSDVETTLKKLEDSNIIVRYAALVDWSKVEEHEGVTAMIDVKVTPKRGVGFDETAKRIYRYEEVTSVYLMSGAYDLSVVIEGKSMNEVARFVSDKLSTLDSVISTTTHFILKKYKHDGTVFSPQEEDKRIVVSP
- a CDS encoding helix-turn-helix domain-containing protein, which gives rise to MSIGENIRKHRLEKGLSQEELAMRSRIGTQKLEKFEANELIPNLQVILNLSSALECPASELIEQITPTGPCDIDDELQSLIQEMGQKKAKLILRKTKDIEEKDFLHVMQMLFDVKYEQTK
- a CDS encoding MalY/PatB family protein, with translation MVNSNIQFIERKGTGSLKWDHADALFNGEGLLPMWVADMDLGVPHQVQEALIERVNHPIFGYARPQDSLYESVINWLKNKHHWTIQKEQIFFSSGVVPSIAASILAFTEPGDKVMIQSPVYAPFYSCINENSRTLVENPLRIQDNRLEIDFEDFENKLKEGVKLFILCSPHNPGGMVWSKKELARMAELCADYDVLIISDEIHADLSLSGYEHTPIATINPNTITLMAPSKTFNIAGLQASLVITEKPEIMKKLTGQFLKQGFYGLNVLAYPAMEAAYTYGADWLKETTSVIEGNVELVTTFINDKLPNVNVIKPEASFLIWIDLNGLGLTDAEITKRLIQKGRLALEPGTKFGKAGSGFVRMNIGSSPETVKEGLNRLYTAFSDLV
- a CDS encoding aminotransferase, whose amino-acid sequence is MIKTNYLSDTARNMKPSGIRKFFDLAAGVEGVVSLGVGEPDFVTPWRYREAAINSLEEGYTSYTANAGLIQLREEIAAYMSRRFHVNYSPESQIIVTVGASQAIDIALRAILNPGEEVIVVEPCFVSYAPLVTMAGGKAVSVGTTKESDFRLLPQQLEEAITPKTKAIMICSPNNPTGSQLSKDDLEALAKIVIKHDLVVLSDEIYAELVYDEAYTSFASIEGMMDRTILISGFSKGFAMTGWRLGFVCANEEITAAMLKIHQYAIMCAPTSAQHAALEALRYGFDYVEEMRRSYLHRRNYLVESFNELGLICHKPGGAFYAFPSIESTGMTSAEFAEKLLLEEKVAVVPGDVFGIGGEGHIRCSYATSMDQLREAVTRIDRFIQKRA